In the Sebastes fasciatus isolate fSebFas1 chromosome 20, fSebFas1.pri, whole genome shotgun sequence genome, one interval contains:
- the fam234a gene encoding protein FAM234A: METTGSATEGDPLKSGEDGAETGTAPSATELKKKSCKEVLGFAKLTHWRTAVFFFSLFICLTIVFAFSFIIPCPVRPQYLLTWNRTFSEAATYDFIAFEDASKDKVMDVLFILKNTGSPNKTCVDAGLPSPCVFVVAVDGTDGEDLWERPLAPEFHWAQCGLDEDKGRNWDCLLSHSDQLTAVDKYTGDARWQQPQPLSLHSTVPVLSVPDLDGDKVNDVALVASGNGQLNTQLAFLSGKTGVQIGSTVVLDPAETTNHLLHRTTKGSHYVLLQKDTGLYGLALWRIAVDAKAGMEAGLKKDKDWEKAASATSGLVPIYESDSVRQVLRTGEKGDPPNLLIVTGNEVALVDGKHRKLLWRYNTSSLLGEPSFGHFNKDEFLDVVIEEDIGNSTKTVKILDGKSGGVLWEVDLLTSPNSPIPAAVHTTNFYSVFVFWGRMLSEANSSEPLENDLHSYLLHPLYSKVLLESTSFTDHIVTFKATLLEHGRHAAFILLTGPKTEGAEGTVVLSKWKLKDDVPGSEVRRIGTGVSSETDTEIREAFNRLRFEDW, translated from the exons ATGGAGACTACAGGCAGTGCCACTGAAGGCGACCCACTGAAGAGTGGAGAGGATGGGGCAGAGACGGGAACGGCACCATCAGCCAcagagctgaagaagaagagttGCAAGGAAGTCCTGGGTTTCGCCAAACTGACCCATTGGCGAAccgcagtcttcttcttctccttgttCATCTGCCTCACCATAGTGTTCGCCTTCTCCTTCATCATCCCCTGTCCTGTCAGACCACAGTATCTCCTCACCTGGAACAGGACTTTCTCTGAAGCAG CAACGTATGACTTCATAGCTTTTGAAGATGCGAGCAAAGACAAGGTGATGGATGTCCTGTTTATCCTCAAAAACACAGGCAGTCCGAACAAAACATGTGTTGATGCAG GTCTACCCTcgccgtgtgtgtttgtggtagCGGTGGATGGGACAGATGGAGAGGACCTGTGGGAGCGCCCGCTAGCTCCCGAGTTCCACTGGGCCCAGTGCGGTCTGGACGAAGACAAAGGCAGAAACTGGGACTGTCTGTTGTCCCATTCTGACCAACTCACAGCCGTTGACAAATACACTG gtgaCGCCAGGTGGCAGCAGCCTCAGCCTCTTAGTCTGCACAGCACTGTGCCTGTTCTTAGTGTCCCAGATCTGGATGGGGACAAGGTCAACGATGTGGCTCTGGTGGCATCTGGCAACGGACAGTTAAAC ACTCAGCTGGCGTTCCTCTCAGGGAAGACGGGTGTCCAGATTGGTTCTACGGTGGTTCTTGACCCCGCGGAGACGACCAATCATCTTCTCCATCGCACTACAAAAGGATCTCACTATGTACTACTACAAAAAG ACACAGGCTTGTACGGACTGGCACTGTGGAGGATCGCTGTCGATGCTAAAGCAGGGATGGAGGCGGGCCTCAAGAAAGACAAAGACTGGGAGAAGGCTGCCAGTGCAACATCTGGCCTTGTACCCATCTACGA ATCTGATTCAGTGAGACAAGTGCTAAGAACAGGAGAAAAAGGGGACCCACCCAACCTGCTGATTGTGACCGGAAATGAGGTGGCGTTAGTCGATGGGAAACATCGGAAGCTACTGTGGAGATACAATACCAGCTCACTCCTCGG TGAGCCCTCCTTTGGCCACTTTAACAAAGACGAGTTCCTCGATGTTGTGATCGAGGAGGATATTGGCAACTCCACAAAGACG GTAAAAATTCTTGATGGGAAGTCCGGTGGCGTGCTTTGGGAAGTCGACCTCTTGACCAGTCCTAACTCACCAATACCTGCCGCAGTACACACCACCAACTTCTACTCGGTCTTCGTGTTTTGGGGCAGGATGCTCTCAGAGGCCAACTCATCT GAGCCGCTCGAGAACGACCTTCACTCTTACCTGCTCCACCCTCTCTACTCTAAAGTCCTCCTCGAGTCGACCAGTTTCACGGACCACATCGTAACATTTAAAG cCACTCTGTTGGAGCACGGACGCCACGCTGCCTTCATCCTGCTGACGGGTCCTAAGACGGAGGGAGCCGAGGGCACCGTGGTCCTCAGCAAGTGGAAGCTGAAAGACGATGTCCCCGGCAGTGAAGTGAGACGCATCGGTACCGGCGTGAGTTCGGAGACCGACACAGAAATCAGAGAGGCCTTCAATCGTCTACGCTTCGAGGATTGGTGA